From Heteronotia binoei isolate CCM8104 ecotype False Entrance Well chromosome 3, APGP_CSIRO_Hbin_v1, whole genome shotgun sequence, a single genomic window includes:
- the POU4F1 gene encoding POU domain, class 4, transcription factor 1: MMSMNSKQPHFAMHPTLPEHKYPSLHSSSEAIRRACLPTPPLQSNIFASLDETLLARAEALAAVDMAVSQGKSHPFKPDATYHTMNSVPCTSTSTVPLGHHHHHHHHHHHQALEPGDLLEHITSPSLALMTGGGGHEGAGGGGGGGGGGGGGGGGGGGGGGGLISTSAHPHSHMHSLGHLAHPAAAAAMNMPSGLPHPGLVAAHHGGAAGQAAAAAAAAVGAAGLASICDSDTDPRELEAFAERFKQRRIKLGVTQADVGSALANLKIPGVGSLSQSTICRFESLTLSHNNMIALKPILQAWLEEAEGAQREKMNKPELFNGGEKKRKRTSIAAPEKRSLEAYFAVQPRPSSEKIAAIAEKLDLKKNVVRVWFCNQRQKQKRMKFSATY; encoded by the exons ATGATGTCCATGAACAGCAAGCAGCCCCACTTCGCCATGCACCCCACCCTCCCCGAGCACAAGTACCCGTCGCTGCACTCCAGCTCGGAAGCAATAAGGAGAGCGTGTCTCCCAACTCCGCCG ctacagagcaacaTCTTCGCCAGCCTGGACGAGACGCTGCTGGCGCGGGCCGAGGCGCTGGCGGCGGTGGACATGGCGGTGTCGCAGGGCAAGAGCCACCCCTTCAAGCCCGACGCCACCTACCACACCATGAACAGCGTGCCCTGCACCTCCACCTCCACGGTGCCGctgggccaccaccaccaccaccatcaccaccaccaccaccaggcgCTGGAGCCGGGCGACCTGCTGGAGCACATCACCTCGCCCTCGCTGGCGCTCATGACGGGCGGCGGGGGGCACGAGGGCGcgggcggcgggggcggcggcggcggaggaggcggcggaggcggcggcggcggcggaggcggcggcggggggctgATCTCCACCTCGGCGCACCCGCACTCGCACATGCACAGCTTGGGCCACTTGGCGCACCCGGCGGCCGCCGCCGCCATGAACATGCCCTCGGGGCTGCCGCACCCGGGGCTGGTGGCGGCGCACCACGGGGGCGCGGCGGGGCAGGcggctgcggcggcggcggcggcggtgggCGCGGCCGGCTTGGCCTCCATCTGCGACTCGGACACGGACCCGCGGGAGCTGGAGGCCTTCGCCGAGCGCTTCAAGCAGCGGCGCATCAAGCTGGGCGTGACGCAGGCGGACGTGGGCTCGGCGCTGGCCAACCTCAAGATCCCGGGCGTGGGCTCGCTCAGCCAGAGCACCATCTGCCGCTTCGAGTCGCTCACGCTGTCGCACAACAACATGATCGCGCTCAAGCCCATCCTGCAGGCCTGGCTGGAGGAGGCCGAGGGCGCCCAGCGCGAGAAAATGAACAAGCCCGAGCTCTTCAACGGGGGCGAGAAGAAGCGCAAGCGGACTTCCATCGCCGCGCCCGAGAAGCGCTCCCTCGAGGCCTACTTTGCCGTCCAGCCGCGGCCCTCGTCCGAGAAGATCGCCGCCATCGCCGAGAAATTGGACCTCAAAAAGAACGTGGTGCGGGTTTGGTTTTGCAACCAGAGACAGAAGCAGAAAAGGATGAAATTTTCTGCCACCTATTAA